One genomic window of Gracilinema caldarium DSM 7334 includes the following:
- the fabZ gene encoding 3-hydroxyacyl-ACP dehydratase FabZ — protein MNEIEQLLPHRSPFLFVDVIDEITEQRIIARHVFKDTEFFFAGHFPQYPVVPGVILIETMAQAGGAGLRKAGVLGGDALFFLATVDKAKFRRQVRPNEEVRLEIENLRVSGKMIKQAGKAYVGNELAAEAEWLCLVGSAAG, from the coding sequence ATGAACGAAATCGAACAGCTTCTGCCCCACCGCAGTCCCTTTCTTTTTGTCGATGTCATCGATGAAATTACGGAGCAACGGATCATTGCCCGCCATGTCTTTAAGGATACGGAATTTTTCTTTGCAGGACATTTTCCCCAGTACCCGGTGGTGCCCGGGGTCATCCTTATCGAAACCATGGCCCAGGCCGGCGGCGCAGGTCTGCGGAAGGCGGGCGTTCTCGGCGGGGATGCCCTCTTCTTCCTGGCCACGGTAGACAAGGCAAAATTCCGCCGGCAGGTCCGACCCAACGAGGAGGTCCGCCTCGAAATTGAAAACCTGCGGGTCTCCGGCAAAATGATTAAACAGGCCGGCAAGGCCTATGTGGGCAACGAACTGGCTGCGGAGGCAGAATGGCTCTGCCTGGTAGGCAGCGCCGCAGGCTAA
- the accB gene encoding acetyl-CoA carboxylase biotin carboxyl carrier protein has product MDDKTLITLVEKFGSSQLAELELNDGSLHLVLRKEGAIRGNGNAGSTAVPAVGAVGTVAAGSTSMVNAASDHTTAAEHAVHLGLPVNAGSPAATGEVITSPIVATFYRSASPDAPPFVEVGTKVKAGQTLCILEAMKMMNHLEAEFDCEILTIKAENGAMVEYGQALFEVKRL; this is encoded by the coding sequence ATGGACGATAAAACCCTTATTACTTTGGTAGAAAAATTTGGCTCCAGCCAGCTAGCTGAACTGGAACTTAATGATGGATCCCTGCACCTGGTACTTCGGAAAGAGGGGGCAATTCGCGGCAATGGTAATGCTGGCAGTACCGCCGTTCCGGCAGTAGGTGCAGTTGGTACGGTCGCAGCAGGCAGTACCAGTATGGTCAATGCAGCATCAGATCATACCACCGCAGCGGAACATGCGGTTCACCTGGGTCTCCCGGTCAATGCAGGGAGCCCTGCTGCAACCGGCGAGGTTATTACAAGTCCTATTGTTGCTACCTTTTACCGGTCTGCGTCCCCCGATGCACCGCCCTTTGTGGAAGTAGGAACCAAGGTTAAAGCAGGACAAACCCTCTGTATTCTGGAAGCGATGAAGATGATGAACCACCTGGAAGCAGAGTTTGACTGCGAAATTCTTACCATCAAAGCTGAGAATGGTGCCATGGTGGAATATGGCCAGGCCCTTTTTGAAGTGAAACGACTGTAG
- a CDS encoding acetyl-CoA carboxylase biotin carboxylase subunit — MIKRLLIANRGEIAVRVIRTCREMGIETVAVYSTADKENLHVKLADQAVCIGPPPSAKSYLVKENLIMAALRTGCQAIHPGVGFLSENADFARAVQKEGLIFIGPDPDVIDLLGDKVQARNTAKKYGLPITPGTEGAVSDPQAAVAAAEKLGFPVIIKAAAGGGGKGMRIVRSAAELPENLAIASREALANFADGTVFIERYLENPRHVELQIIADGNGTVLVLGERDCSVQKRHQKLIEESPSPGVDDDMRRRMAEGAVRMFRELKYRGAGTIEFLVSGKEFYFMEVNARIQVEHPVSEFVTGVDIIRQQILACTEGRLEIAPDSVHLHGWSIECRINALSPGKVTRLDVPGGPGVRFDSFLYNGCTVPPHYDAMVAKLIVHGPTRERALARMNRALQELVIEGIKTNTAQQRWIINHTTFRSGQFGTAYYGEIEKEVEHVH, encoded by the coding sequence GTGATTAAACGTCTACTTATTGCAAACCGGGGAGAAATTGCTGTCCGGGTCATCCGAACTTGCCGGGAAATGGGAATAGAGACCGTTGCGGTCTATTCTACGGCAGACAAGGAAAATCTCCATGTAAAGCTTGCTGACCAGGCAGTGTGCATAGGGCCGCCGCCATCGGCAAAAAGCTACCTGGTTAAGGAAAACCTCATTATGGCAGCACTTCGCACAGGATGTCAGGCCATACACCCCGGTGTAGGGTTCCTGTCGGAGAATGCCGATTTTGCCCGGGCGGTGCAGAAAGAGGGGCTCATCTTTATCGGCCCCGATCCGGATGTAATTGATCTACTGGGGGATAAGGTCCAGGCCCGCAATACGGCAAAAAAATATGGACTCCCCATAACGCCTGGGACCGAAGGAGCCGTTTCAGACCCTCAGGCTGCAGTCGCTGCAGCAGAAAAGCTCGGCTTCCCAGTTATTATTAAGGCAGCCGCAGGGGGTGGCGGCAAGGGGATGCGTATTGTCCGATCAGCTGCGGAACTGCCGGAAAATCTGGCCATTGCAAGCCGGGAAGCCCTGGCAAATTTTGCAGATGGCACGGTCTTTATTGAACGATACCTTGAAAACCCCCGACATGTAGAACTCCAGATTATCGCCGATGGTAACGGTACTGTGCTTGTCCTAGGCGAACGAGACTGTTCAGTACAGAAACGACATCAGAAATTGATAGAAGAGAGTCCTTCTCCAGGGGTCGATGACGACATGCGCCGGCGTATGGCCGAAGGGGCTGTGCGCATGTTCAGAGAGTTAAAATACCGCGGAGCGGGGACTATCGAATTTCTCGTATCCGGCAAAGAATTCTATTTTATGGAAGTAAACGCCCGCATTCAGGTAGAACATCCGGTCAGTGAATTTGTTACCGGCGTAGATATCATTCGCCAGCAGATTCTGGCCTGTACCGAAGGCCGTTTGGAAATTGCCCCGGATTCAGTGCACTTACATGGCTGGTCCATTGAGTGCCGCATCAACGCATTAAGCCCTGGTAAGGTTACCCGTCTGGATGTCCCTGGTGGACCCGGTGTCCGCTTCGATTCGTTCCTGTATAACGGCTGTACCGTTCCACCCCACTATGACGCTATGGTAGCAAAACTCATCGTTCACGGGCCGACCCGCGAACGGGCTCTCGCCCGTATGAATCGGGCGCTCCAGGAATTAGTTATAGAGGGTATTAAAACCAACACTGCCCAGCAACGGTGGATCATCAATCATACAACCTTTCGTTCGGGGCAATTTGGTACGGCCTACTATGGTGAAATAGAAAAGGAGGTGGAACATGTCCACTGA
- the fabV gene encoding enoyl-ACP reductase FabV → MQIKPMIRNNICLNSHPKGCAKMVQNQIEYVRQHMAGLSNTKGAPKLALVIGCSTGYGLASRIGAAFGYGAATVGISFEKAGSSTKPGTPGWYDNLAFDTEAAKAGLISKTLDGDAFSNEMKDQAIAAIREVAAKADIPAQVDLVIYSLASPVRTDPRDGVMYRSVIKPIGQAYSGKTMDMLTGKISIASAEPATEEEIAHTVKVMGGEDWELWIDALQSAGVLAPQVRTLAYTYIGPELSWPIYKNGTIGKAKEHLEKTSHLLHERLSKTGGAAWVSVNKALVTRASAVIPIIPLYISALFKVMKEKGLHEGCIEQLVRLYKDRLYTAEAALNPNKVPTDDAQRIRIDDWEMRDDVQRETKARMEAITEENLFTLADVEGFKHDFLEAHGFDVAGVDYEADVDPSTI, encoded by the coding sequence GTGCAAATTAAACCAATGATCAGAAACAACATCTGTCTAAACAGCCACCCCAAGGGCTGTGCAAAGATGGTTCAAAATCAGATTGAGTACGTCCGCCAGCATATGGCAGGTCTTTCAAATACAAAGGGAGCTCCAAAGCTGGCTTTAGTTATCGGCTGTTCCACCGGCTATGGCCTTGCAAGCCGTATTGGAGCGGCCTTTGGCTATGGCGCTGCGACGGTAGGTATTTCTTTTGAAAAAGCAGGAAGTTCCACGAAACCAGGCACTCCGGGCTGGTATGATAACCTGGCCTTTGATACAGAGGCTGCCAAGGCGGGGCTTATTTCAAAAACCTTGGACGGAGATGCCTTCTCCAACGAAATGAAGGATCAGGCAATTGCCGCCATTCGGGAAGTAGCTGCCAAGGCGGATATTCCCGCCCAGGTGGATCTGGTCATCTACTCCCTCGCTTCTCCGGTCCGGACCGATCCCCGGGACGGGGTCATGTATCGGTCGGTGATTAAACCCATCGGGCAGGCCTATTCAGGCAAAACCATGGATATGCTCACGGGAAAAATTTCCATAGCTAGTGCAGAGCCCGCCACTGAGGAGGAAATTGCCCATACGGTCAAAGTGATGGGAGGCGAAGACTGGGAACTTTGGATCGATGCTCTGCAGTCTGCCGGAGTTTTGGCTCCCCAGGTACGGACCCTGGCGTACACCTATATAGGACCAGAGCTTTCCTGGCCGATCTACAAAAACGGTACCATTGGCAAAGCCAAGGAACATCTTGAAAAAACGAGTCACCTGCTCCATGAGCGGCTTTCCAAAACCGGCGGAGCCGCATGGGTGTCAGTTAACAAAGCCCTCGTAACCCGGGCGAGCGCCGTCATTCCCATTATTCCCCTGTATATTTCAGCCCTCTTTAAGGTGATGAAAGAAAAGGGACTTCACGAAGGCTGTATTGAACAGCTGGTACGGCTTTATAAAGACCGACTCTATACCGCTGAAGCAGCCCTTAATCCCAACAAGGTACCTACCGACGATGCCCAGCGGATCCGCATCGATGATTGGGAAATGAGGGATGACGTACAGAGGGAAACCAAGGCTCGGATGGAAGCCATTACGGAGGAAAACCTCTTTACCCTGGCAGATGTAGAAGGCTTTAAGCACGATTTCCTCGAAGCCCATGGGTTTGATGTTGCTGGCGTCGATTATGAAGCCGATGTAGATCCATCAACAATCTAA
- the fabF gene encoding beta-ketoacyl-ACP synthase II — protein MNRKVVVTGMGAISPIGNSVAEFSASLKAGKSGVGPITLFDASEFDVQIAAEVKNFDPTRWIDKKDARKMARFTQFAVAAAAQALEQAGLVESRSADGGEEGKPRLACNPEKTGIVLGNGIGGWEVVEESFRKMITSGPRRMLPLTVPLMINNEAAGNISMIYGTKGPAFTQVTACASGTDALGQALDLIRSGRCDVVISGGTEAAIVPFAIGGFQMLKALSTKRNHEPEKASRPFDADRDGFVMGEGAGILILESEEHAKARGAKILAEFAGYGATADAYHITAPDPSGEGGARAIKAALEDAEVKPEEVQYYNAHGTSTEINDPTETKMIKIAFGEHAYKMKVSSTKSMTGHCIAGGGGLEAIACILAITEGFYPPTINLENPDPECDLDYVPNQVQYGTINVAASGSLGFGGHNGVVVFKRYY, from the coding sequence ATGAACAGGAAAGTTGTGGTTACCGGGATGGGGGCTATTTCCCCCATCGGCAATTCAGTAGCAGAGTTCAGCGCCAGCCTCAAGGCGGGGAAAAGCGGCGTCGGCCCCATCACCCTCTTCGACGCAAGCGAATTTGATGTCCAAATCGCAGCGGAGGTAAAAAACTTTGACCCTACCCGCTGGATTGATAAAAAGGATGCCCGGAAGATGGCCCGGTTCACCCAGTTTGCTGTGGCCGCCGCCGCCCAGGCTCTGGAACAGGCAGGGCTTGTGGAGAGCCGTTCCGCCGATGGGGGGGAAGAAGGCAAGCCCCGGTTAGCCTGCAATCCGGAAAAAACCGGTATTGTCCTTGGGAACGGTATTGGCGGCTGGGAAGTGGTGGAAGAATCCTTTCGCAAGATGATTACTTCGGGCCCCCGGCGGATGCTGCCCCTCACGGTTCCCCTCATGATTAATAACGAAGCGGCGGGCAATATTTCCATGATCTATGGCACCAAGGGCCCCGCCTTTACCCAGGTTACGGCCTGTGCATCCGGCACCGATGCCCTGGGGCAAGCCCTGGATCTGATCCGTTCAGGCCGCTGCGATGTGGTGATCTCAGGGGGCACAGAAGCGGCTATCGTACCCTTTGCTATCGGCGGGTTTCAGATGCTTAAGGCCCTGTCGACCAAGCGGAATCATGAGCCGGAGAAGGCGAGCCGGCCCTTTGACGCAGACCGGGACGGCTTTGTCATGGGCGAAGGAGCGGGGATTTTAATTCTGGAAAGTGAAGAACACGCAAAAGCGCGGGGTGCAAAAATCCTGGCTGAATTTGCCGGTTATGGGGCTACCGCAGATGCCTATCACATCACTGCCCCGGATCCCTCTGGCGAAGGGGGTGCCCGGGCGATCAAGGCGGCTCTGGAAGATGCGGAGGTCAAACCCGAAGAAGTCCAGTATTACAATGCCCACGGGACCAGTACGGAAATTAACGATCCTACAGAGACCAAGATGATCAAGATTGCCTTTGGGGAACATGCCTATAAAATGAAGGTTTCCAGTACCAAGAGCATGACTGGCCACTGCATCGCCGGCGGCGGCGGGCTCGAAGCAATCGCCTGCATACTGGCCATAACAGAAGGCTTCTATCCTCCAACCATCAACCTGGAAAACCCTGATCCAGAATGTGATCTGGATTATGTGCCCAACCAGGTTCAATACGGAACGATTAACGTTGCGGCCTCGGGCTCCCTCGGATTCGGCGGTCACAACGGTGTTGTAGTTTTTAAGAGGTATTATTGA